In Brachyhypopomus gauderio isolate BG-103 chromosome 18, BGAUD_0.2, whole genome shotgun sequence, the sequence gagattgaataaggatgcaggcaaactctcagtcctttttctgctagatttaagtgctacttttgataccattgatcatgaaatacttcttgatcaactacagagctgggtagaccgaccttagtggcttagtcttagactgatttagatcgtatctaactgggcatgattactatgttgcattaggtacctcttcctccacatgtcaaaaaataacttgtggcgtcccccaaggatcaattcttgggccgttactgttcaacctatatatgcttccgttaccacatatcagtaacaaacatggtattagttaccatcaatatgcagatgacactcaactttacatttctctagaacctaaattCCTGACTGCAtaggtgatatacagacatggatgtctgacaattttctgcaattaaataaaaagaagacagaggttcttgttcttggtagtgattcacaaaggaattatgtccagatttatttaaatcaaatgaatctgaagaacctgggtgtcacctttgataatgagctcagcttcaaatcacacatcatggctacatgcaagacagcttattttcaccttcggaaacattgctaaggtctgatatatgctctctcctgctgacagtgaaaaacttgtccatgcatttatcacatcaaggctagaatattgtaacgctgttctatctgctcttccaaagagctctatttctcacctacagcaagttcagaacgctgctgcaagggttctgacccacaggagaaagagagatcatattacacatgcactccactcactgcattggttacctgtcagctttagaatagattttaaggttctagtgatggtttttaaatgtcttcatggtcttgctcctctttacctcagtgaaacgatgattagatatgttccagtcaggtctctcaggtcttcaaacagtaatccactggtgattcctaaaagccgattaaagattggcgagggtgcttttagccactatggcccaaagctctggaactctcttcctgaagagctcagaggcatttcatccctgcatagcttcaagaagaatctcaaaactttcctgtttagatctgcttttagttttactttacttttttttacattattttattcagttacattttatgttattttaatatttattttattacattattattattattttataatttgtcattttattatgtttgtttcctttttatctttaatttattttaacattttctttttgtctttgtgacgggcaggggtgagcaacaaaaaggaagcgatcacgccaagtctcagggaaaaaggatggtttaatagaaagtgtgcaaacctaaaacccgtgcaatatctccaaatcaaagatataatgaccagcggtcaactggtacaaagacaagacatatataggcaaacaaacgaccctcaggtgagacggatcacgggctccgcccacctaagggacgcacatgacgtcaccaaacaacaacaacaacagccgctgtggacagaggcggccggtagggggccgcctcactgtGACAGTCTTATCTTTGcatccttttaatgtttctttttatttattctgtaaagcactttgagttgcatgtatgtatgaaaggtgctatataaataaaaattattataaGATTATTATATTTTGGATTCTCTGGTGATTTCACTTGGTCTGTATTTCTACTTCTCCTTATGGATTAGCCCTCTGGTATTGTTTGCCCTCGCAGTGTTTTTGAAAGTCTGGATCTGTGATGTGGTGGTTAGTAGTAAAAACACTGTGAGGGTTTTAACAGAAATGgggaactgaaacctccgccaaaATGATGCAGGAAGGAAAGGAAAATGTGAGATGGGCCAAAGAACAGCACAGGAGTGAAACACTCTAACAAACagagactcagagagagagtgtggtgaCGAGACACCAAGGAAACGCAACACGATACTGAAAAAGACTGGGACTACAAACAATTAAGTGGTGAGACATTCCATCTGTCTTTCTTAAGTAGGGAGAAAGACAGGTGCAGGTCATCACCGCTGATTGACGATAGCTGGCTTCTGAGCTCCGcctggtggaggtagatggCACAACACtagagccagccctgacaggaACTTGATTTTGCTCGCTGTTTTTCTTCACTGGCTTCGACCCTATGCCTGTTCTGATGATGAGAATCAAAAAATTCTTTGTTTATCTGCGTACGTCTACTTGTGCTGTTATGTCCAACCCCTCAGAATCACTGTCCAATCACCAGCTGTaagttcctgtgtgtgtcatACCTGATTATTGCCCCATAGTGCAGGTGATACCAGTACATGGTGAattgtgattggtcagtgatGTCAAACCCTGGTGTTGGTGAAGGTAAGACTGAAGTCAGGGTCTTGGGTGGAGGGTTCAGAGAACAGTTGAAGTGGAGCTAAGTGGAGCTTGGACAGAGCTGGTGGACTGAGGAATGGAGAAACCTCTCACtggagatctctctctctctctggatgtaTCTCACTCctttttctcttcttcttttCAGTAACATTCAGGTAATATTCTGTAGGctgcatttattttatttatacaacGTATTGTCTCATATAACCAGTTGTAATGTGCAGTTGTATTATGTTAATATatttgtattacgttaatatATTTGATGAGTCCCATCAAATATATGTGAATGTCTGTTTTTCAGATAACATTATGTAATGTAGATGCTAAAGAAAGGAATTTTATTAAACTGGTTATGCATATTCATGACCCATGCTGGACTATGCAGTAGAATTTACTCcaacacattttttattttaatttagcTGCTCCTGTTTCTATTGGTGGTGGGAGGGTTTAATAACCCCAGTACAGAAACTCCCTACAGTGAGATACAAGGAAcgtctatgtgtctgtgtgtgtctgtgtgtgtgtgtgtgtgtgcgtgtgcgagtgtcacgtctagccccaccttcacctgtcagtcatgtctcttGTTTCCTAGttccatgtgcttgtgtgtcatTTCAGTTGGTCCCTCCTGTCTATTTGTAACCACGCCCCTTGTTAATCATTAATACCGGAGCCgcaggggctcatgggaagtagcgccgtcccCCAGTGGACCGATGCTACAGTATATACCAGGCTTTAGGTGTCTCACCACctccctctttcactctctctctgctcccgctgtcacttattcgagtatctacctcTTGCGCCGCTAtctggcctctctcaagttttccccaagctattttctcttcctatccgttgTTCATTTTTTTGGGAAGGTTTTATTTATGTTGCGGAGTTCGCCTGCTGCCAGCCTCTTCCCCTGGTGTCCTAAGTTTCGCTTTCTCACGCGTTGAGTTTCTTCCGCGTTCTTTGTGTTGCgtttattattgttataataTTTTTTCACGTTGAGATTTCCGCGTTGTTTTCTGTTTATAGTTCAAACGTATTATTCCCGGTATTGTTCTCTTTTCTGCTCACGCGTTGAGATTTCTgtgttgttttctgtttgtagttCTACCGTGCTCGCACGGTTTAATTTCGTTTTTGCGcgtcgtgtttttttttctagtttTGTTTATtgctcaggagtgtgtgtgatcactCCTCATTTTTGCGTTCTGCTCTGTTAAGCATTTTAGTTActaaccggcacttgggtcctcccttctctcttcGCGGTGTGTACATCTCTGTCAGAACCTGTTGTTTGTGTTAGTTGTGTCTggatatattatattattattaccatTCAGCTTTATAACTTTGAGCTGTTCTGAGGTTTATAACAATGTCCTTAGTCTTATCATGATTTTGCCCCCCCCGGCACAGTGAttgtgttcatgagtgttcaTGCTGTGACCACTGGCAGCAGTCTCAGTAGACATTCCTCTGATGGGTAATATTTATTCAGGTCAAATTCATCCAGCACCTCTTCTgagttcagcaacacaaacaccagagctgaccactgagcaggagagagtcTGGCTCCAAAGAGACGATAAAAACCCCTTCTGTTCAGGTATGTTTGGACTTCCTGCACTAGAGAATGATCATTTAGTTCtttcagacagtggaacagtTTGATGGATTTCTCTGGAGAGGGTTTCTCGCTGATCTTCTCCTTGATGTACTTGACTATTTCCTCTTTGCTGTgagagctgcttcctgtctgtgtcagtagacctcgtaagagagtctgattggactccagtgagagacccagaaggaagcggaggaaaaggtccaggtgtccattctcactctgtaaggccttgtccactgTGTTCTTAAGGAAGTCAGTTATTGTCAACCTTTTGAAGAAATAATCAAGGAAGCTCCGTAGGGCACTAGTAGTTTGCTGTTCGAACacatttgtgttgttggagatgaaggagataaatgcatataaagcagccagaaactcTTGAACACTCAGATGCACAAAGCTGAACATCTTCCCAAGGTGCAGCACAGACTCCTTTCTGAAGATCTGGGTACACACTCCTGAGTACACCGACACTTCTTTGACATCAATGCCACACTCTCTCAGTTCTtcctcatagaagatcaggttgcccttttccagctgttggaaagccagttttcccagtgccagAACAATATTTCTAGCCTTGCCAAAATCAATGTCAGTTTTTCCATGGTACTTTCTGTCCTTGTGTTTGATCTGAAAGATCAGGAAGTGCATGAACATTTGAGTTAGAGTCTTGGGGATCTCAAcactctctgcttcacccaaaagtctctctagaacagtggctgcaatccaacagaagactggaatgtggcacatgatgtagaggcttcttgatgactttatgtgtgagatgattctataGGCCAGGATCTGATCAtggattctcttcctgaagtactcctctttctgagggCCACTGAATCCTCGTACCTCTGTTACCAGGTCAACACACTCAGGAGGAATCTGACTGGTtgctgctggtcgagaggttatccagaggagagcagagggaagcagattccccttgatgaggtttgtcagcagcacatccactgaggtTGACTCTGTTACATCCCACAAACTCTCATTGTTCTGGAAATCTAGAGAAGGTcgacactcatccagaccatcaaagatgaaAATGACTTTGCATGCATCACAGTCTATTAACTGTAATTGCTTTGTTTCTGGGAAAAAGTGATG encodes:
- the LOC143482362 gene encoding NLR family CARD domain-containing protein 3-like, which gives rise to MEKSTPVHTNITVQTNITAQTGGNVCAPQIHGSHFHENCNVTMNITYVEEKSSSSTSPVQTGGSSLSAGVSEGILYDKSKLHKCKLTNKYNNIIEGISDHGSSTLLNEIYTELYITEGGSGEVNNEHEVRQIETASRRPATQETPIKCNDLFKDKPIRTVLTKGVAGIGKTVSVQKFILDWAEGRANQDVLFIFPLPFRELNLMKKKKFSLMDLLHHFFPETKQLQLIDCDACKVIFIFDGLDECRPSLDFQNNESLWDVTESTSVDVLLTNLIKGNLLPSALLWITSRPAATSQIPPECVDLVTEVRGFSGPQKEEYFRKRIHDQILAYRIISHIKSSRSLYIMCHIPVFCWIAATVLERLLGEAESVEIPKTLTQMFMHFLIFQIKHKDRKYHGKTDIDFGKARNIVLALGKLAFQQLEKGNLIFYEEELRECGIDVKEVSVYSGVCTQIFRKESVLHLGKMFSFVHLSVQEFLAALYAFISFISNNTNVFEQQTTSALRSFLDYFFKRLTITDFLKNTVDKALQSENGHLDLFLRFLLGLSLESNQTLLRGLLTQTGSSSHSKEEIVKYIKEKISEKPSPEKSIKLFHCLKELNDHSLVQEVQTYLNRRGFYRLFGARLSPAQWSALVFVLLNSEEVLDEFDLNKYYPSEECLLRLLPVVTA